In the Candidatus Electrothrix rattekaaiensis genome, one interval contains:
- a CDS encoding SulP family inorganic anion transporter has translation MKRFKFIEHKRGTIKDDILSGLTVAIALVPEAVAFAFIAGVSPVVGLYGAFMMGLVTSVIGGRPGMISGATGATAIVMVSLVKIGTEMGGEGAGLQYLFATLLLVGVLQVLAGVFRFGKFVRLIPHPVMMGFVNGLAIVIFLAQLDMFKVDGAWMQGMPLYTMLGLVGLTMAILYVLPKYTTKVPAALVAIITVALLVIFTGIETATVLSFVQAKGGTGIQAGLPVFHVPAIPFTWETLYFIFPYAAIIAAVGLIESLMTLNLIDELTNTHGNSNKESIAQGAANIVNGFLGGMGGCAMIGQSIINIKSGGRGRLSGIVAALSLLVFILFGSSYIEMIPVAALVGLMFMVVVGTFAWSTFGVLDKIPLSDALVILLVTILTVMFDLAIAVLAGVVVSALVFAWENAIRIRARKRIDENGVKHYEIFGPLFFGSVQMFNSKFDVENDPDEVIIDFKDSRVADHSGIEAINKLAQKYEQAGKNISLQHLSPDCRKLIHKADKLIQVDIIEDPEYIVAAGGFEDYSPV, from the coding sequence ATGAAAAGATTTAAATTCATAGAGCATAAAAGAGGGACGATTAAAGACGATATCCTTTCCGGATTGACGGTTGCCATAGCCTTGGTTCCAGAAGCGGTCGCCTTTGCCTTTATTGCCGGTGTTTCCCCAGTCGTCGGTTTATACGGAGCCTTCATGATGGGCTTGGTGACTTCGGTGATTGGCGGTCGTCCGGGAATGATCTCCGGTGCCACCGGTGCCACAGCCATTGTTATGGTGTCCTTGGTTAAAATAGGAACAGAAATGGGAGGGGAGGGCGCAGGCTTGCAATACCTCTTTGCCACGCTTCTACTGGTCGGGGTACTTCAGGTTCTGGCCGGGGTTTTTCGCTTTGGCAAGTTTGTTCGTCTCATCCCTCATCCGGTGATGATGGGCTTTGTCAACGGGCTGGCCATAGTCATTTTTCTTGCCCAACTGGACATGTTCAAGGTTGACGGCGCATGGATGCAGGGAATGCCTCTCTATACCATGCTCGGGCTTGTTGGCCTGACCATGGCCATCCTTTATGTGCTGCCCAAGTACACGACCAAGGTACCGGCAGCCCTTGTTGCTATTATCACTGTTGCCCTCTTGGTCATCTTCACCGGGATTGAGACTGCAACGGTCTTGTCCTTTGTCCAGGCAAAAGGTGGAACCGGTATTCAGGCAGGTTTACCCGTCTTTCATGTTCCGGCGATTCCCTTCACTTGGGAGACCCTGTATTTTATCTTCCCGTATGCCGCGATCATTGCCGCAGTGGGTCTGATTGAGTCCTTGATGACCTTGAACCTTATTGACGAACTGACTAATACCCACGGCAACAGCAATAAAGAAAGTATTGCTCAGGGAGCGGCAAATATTGTGAACGGTTTTCTGGGGGGAATGGGTGGTTGCGCCATGATCGGCCAGAGTATCATTAATATCAAGTCGGGCGGACGTGGTCGTCTCTCCGGGATTGTGGCGGCATTATCCCTGCTCGTGTTCATCCTTTTCGGCTCATCATACATCGAGATGATTCCGGTGGCGGCCTTGGTCGGCCTGATGTTCATGGTTGTTGTTGGTACCTTTGCCTGGAGTACCTTTGGTGTCCTTGATAAAATCCCTCTGTCCGATGCCCTGGTTATCCTTCTGGTAACAATCTTAACGGTCATGTTTGATCTGGCCATTGCCGTGCTTGCCGGTGTTGTTGTTTCCGCACTGGTTTTTGCCTGGGAAAACGCCATTCGCATCAGGGCCAGAAAGCGTATTGATGAAAACGGGGTAAAGCATTATGAGATATTCGGGCCGCTCTTCTTCGGTTCCGTGCAGATGTTCAACAGTAAGTTTGATGTAGAAAACGATCCTGATGAGGTCATTATCGACTTTAAGGACTCCAGAGTTGCTGACCATTCCGGTATTGAAGCTATTAATAAATTGGCTCAGAAATATGAGCAGGCAGGGAAGAACATCAGCCTTCAGCATCTCAGTCCTGATTGTCGGAAACTCATCCATAAGGCAGATAAACTTATTCAGGTCGATATTATAGAAGATCCTGAGTACATAGTTGCCGCTGGCGGGTTTGAGGATTACTCGCCTGTGTAG
- a CDS encoding Na/Pi cotransporter family protein gives MTTNIDKILGKIPVVALALAVLTVLLPAGPIWAGNNNDAEAISWVMLFLGITGGLAFFLYGMELMSEGLKKTAGNKMRSILAALTKNRFIGLLMGAFVTTVIQSSSATTVMLVSFVQAELMTFAQSLSVILGADIGTTITAQLVAFKVTDYALAMIAVGFGVRMFGRSEKIKSIGDILLGFGILFYGMKLMSDSMKPLRTYPQFIDMMKSMENPFLGILAGTVFTALVQGSGATTGVVIVLAQQGLISLEGGIAVTLGANIGTCVTALLACIGTRREAKRVAVAHVLFKVVGVLLIVPFLGSFADMIRSLAALFDSGTARQIANAHTVFNVGIALCFLPFIDLFAHAILRLMPDKPRERGIEPAARHLEDSLVSTPAIALELAHAEIARMAKILRRMHNAAILPFITANDQLPRDEIHPEQLDLLQGIAMREQKINFLEEKIRQYLLKISRQKLAEGQASEVNALLSLLDSMESIGDIIVRQMVPLAKKKGLLDADFSEEGRQELISYHKKIGKQLNRLEQMMVASDSILARKVRKKKKRYDRLSQRLRHHHLRRLLDMKEQSVETHEIHLELLDALNQINGFSADIAKSLLKGGIQDRPSERQDKDQPAEGQDTTGEISTKPSQQSTD, from the coding sequence ATGACCACGAATATAGACAAAATTCTAGGCAAGATTCCTGTTGTCGCCTTAGCCTTGGCAGTCCTGACTGTCCTTCTTCCCGCAGGACCGATTTGGGCGGGTAACAACAATGATGCCGAAGCCATCTCCTGGGTGATGTTGTTTCTGGGGATAACCGGTGGCCTCGCCTTTTTCCTGTACGGTATGGAACTGATGAGCGAGGGGCTCAAAAAAACGGCTGGCAACAAGATGCGCTCCATTCTGGCCGCTCTGACCAAAAACCGGTTCATAGGTCTACTGATGGGTGCCTTTGTCACCACGGTCATCCAGTCATCCAGTGCCACCACCGTGATGCTGGTCAGCTTTGTCCAGGCCGAACTGATGACCTTTGCCCAGTCCCTGAGCGTCATTCTGGGGGCAGACATCGGCACCACCATCACGGCCCAACTGGTCGCCTTCAAAGTGACCGACTATGCCTTGGCCATGATCGCCGTAGGCTTTGGCGTGCGCATGTTCGGCAGGAGTGAAAAAATCAAGAGCATCGGCGATATCCTGTTAGGCTTTGGTATCCTCTTTTACGGTATGAAGCTGATGAGCGATTCCATGAAGCCGTTGCGCACGTACCCCCAGTTCATCGACATGATGAAATCCATGGAAAATCCATTCCTGGGCATCCTGGCCGGGACGGTGTTCACGGCCCTTGTCCAAGGTTCCGGTGCCACCACCGGCGTGGTCATCGTCCTGGCCCAGCAGGGACTGATCAGCCTCGAAGGAGGCATTGCGGTCACCCTAGGTGCCAATATCGGAACCTGCGTCACCGCCCTGCTGGCCTGCATCGGCACCCGACGCGAGGCAAAACGGGTGGCTGTGGCCCATGTCCTGTTTAAGGTAGTCGGGGTTCTGCTCATCGTGCCCTTTTTAGGATCCTTTGCCGACATGATCCGTTCTCTGGCCGCCCTATTCGACTCGGGAACGGCCCGACAGATCGCCAATGCGCACACGGTCTTTAACGTGGGCATCGCTCTTTGTTTCCTCCCCTTCATCGATCTCTTTGCCCATGCCATCCTTCGCCTCATGCCCGACAAACCCAGAGAAAGGGGCATTGAACCTGCGGCCCGGCATCTGGAGGATTCCCTTGTCTCCACCCCGGCAATTGCCCTGGAACTGGCCCATGCCGAGATCGCCCGCATGGCCAAAATCCTCCGCCGCATGCATAACGCGGCCATCCTGCCCTTTATCACCGCCAATGACCAATTGCCTCGTGACGAGATCCATCCTGAGCAACTGGACCTGCTGCAGGGCATTGCCATGCGGGAGCAGAAGATCAACTTCTTAGAAGAAAAAATACGCCAGTACCTGCTCAAAATCAGCCGTCAGAAACTGGCTGAGGGGCAGGCCAGTGAGGTCAACGCCCTGTTATCCCTCTTGGATAGTATGGAGAGTATCGGCGATATCATCGTCCGCCAGATGGTGCCCTTGGCGAAAAAGAAAGGGCTGCTGGACGCTGACTTTTCCGAGGAAGGACGCCAGGAACTGATCAGCTACCATAAGAAGATCGGCAAACAGCTCAATCGACTGGAGCAAATGATGGTTGCTTCTGACAGCATCCTGGCTCGCAAGGTTCGAAAAAAGAAAAAACGCTATGACCGGCTCAGTCAACGGTTGCGCCACCACCATCTCCGACGCCTGTTGGACATGAAAGAACAGTCGGTGGAGACCCACGAAATCCACCTTGAATTGCTTGACGCCCTGAACCAGATCAACGGCTTTAGTGCCGACATTGCCAAATCCCTGCTCAAGGGAGGGATACAGGATCGACCATCTGAGAGACAGGACAAGGATCAACCAGCCGAGGGACAGGATACAACTGGCGAAATATCGACCAAGCCGTCACAACAGTCTACCGATTGA
- a CDS encoding polysaccharide deacetylase family protein: MLNISETLCNAEKIGIIALLSALLCAVMAPVLIPLPLLCFLLLCFLAPFFPEISFFLPIISRAQAGTEGIVLTFDDGPSPASTPALLELLARYRLPATFFVIGKQAAEHPDLIEQILAAGHSIGNHSWDHDYFLMLRSSKRIQQDLHKTQEVLAHQGVRPLLFRPPVGITGPRLKKVLKQENLIAVNYSCRAFDRGNRHIGGLSEKIISKLRPRDIIMLHDLPAFQKEDSELLRREFDRLFNMLATEHTVIPLEEILQRPVMRLGKGRNLPGTVC, encoded by the coding sequence ATGTTGAACATTTCCGAAACACTCTGTAACGCCGAAAAGATCGGCATCATTGCGCTGCTGTCGGCGTTGCTCTGCGCTGTTATGGCCCCGGTTCTGATACCCCTTCCTTTATTATGTTTCCTGCTTCTTTGCTTTCTTGCCCCATTTTTTCCCGAAATCAGTTTTTTCCTGCCAATCATCAGTAGGGCACAAGCCGGAACAGAGGGGATTGTCCTGACTTTTGATGATGGACCGTCCCCGGCATCGACTCCGGCCCTGCTTGAGCTGCTTGCCCGTTACCGCCTGCCTGCAACTTTTTTTGTTATCGGTAAACAGGCTGCCGAGCATCCAGATCTGATTGAGCAGATTCTGGCTGCCGGACACAGCATCGGCAATCACAGCTGGGATCATGATTACTTTCTCATGTTGCGCAGCAGCAAGAGGATTCAGCAGGATCTTCACAAAACCCAGGAAGTGCTGGCTCATCAAGGAGTTCGCCCCTTGCTTTTTCGTCCTCCGGTGGGTATCACCGGCCCGCGCCTGAAAAAAGTCCTGAAGCAGGAGAACCTTATTGCGGTAAACTACAGCTGCCGCGCCTTTGATCGGGGAAATCGCCATATTGGCGGTTTAAGCGAAAAGATTATCAGCAAATTGCGGCCCCGTGATATCATCATGCTTCATGATCTTCCTGCCTTTCAGAAAGAAGACAGCGAATTGCTGCGCAGGGAATTCGACCGCCTATTCAATATGTTGGCAACAGAACATACAGTTATTCCTCTGGAAGAGATCCTGCAACGCCCGGTGATGCGCCTGGGAAAGGGAAGAAATCTACCGGGAACAGTCTGTTGA
- a CDS encoding acyloxyacyl hydrolase gives MIKDRLQSVRFLSCMFCLLGAVLLSRGTANAADLVNPFDFSQDSWVFFGGYGQSVPGWGKTEERVTTLELIPRYHHRIIDNMGSGWYRGFHSLFLEVPLSLVLSPDESAMLAINFLGAYTFTADPIWQPYLFGGGGPVYNFADIPGMGAELEGNYQFGIGLEYAWTENRKLLVESRYHHISNNGSEEPNVPLNAYKLLVGVTF, from the coding sequence ATGATAAAAGACCGTTTGCAGTCCGTCCGTTTTCTTTCCTGTATGTTCTGTCTTCTTGGTGCTGTTCTTTTGAGCAGGGGCACGGCGAATGCAGCAGATCTCGTTAATCCCTTTGATTTTTCCCAGGACAGTTGGGTGTTCTTTGGCGGTTATGGTCAGTCTGTTCCCGGTTGGGGCAAGACTGAAGAGCGGGTAACAACCCTGGAGCTGATTCCCCGTTATCATCACCGGATCATAGACAATATGGGCTCTGGTTGGTACAGAGGCTTTCATTCCCTCTTTCTTGAAGTACCGCTTTCTTTGGTACTCAGCCCTGATGAGTCCGCCATGCTGGCAATAAATTTCCTCGGTGCCTATACCTTTACCGCAGACCCGATCTGGCAGCCCTATTTATTCGGAGGCGGCGGGCCAGTCTATAATTTTGCTGATATTCCAGGCATGGGCGCGGAACTCGAAGGAAATTACCAGTTCGGCATCGGTCTGGAATATGCCTGGACGGAAAATCGCAAATTGCTTGTGGAGTCACGCTACCATCATATCTCCAATAACGGCAGTGAAGAACCTAACGTTCCCCTTAATGCCTATAAACTTCTGGTGGGCGTGACTTTCTGA
- a CDS encoding BtrH N-terminal domain-containing protein, producing MQLDLLIDFPHTQSAHCESGAAASLLNWHGIKLSEAMTFGIGGGLFFGYFPFIRINGLPLVTYRAAAGHILKRFGKIPGITMFEKRFRNQDQAMAELDAALAESIPVGLQTGVFWLPYFPRALRFHFNAHNLVVYGKEGDEYLISDPVFPQPVRCPAQDLARARFAVGALAPKGKMYYLAQTPDQLDLQPLIRQGIQSICRMMLGSPFPLIGVKGIRFLAGRLVRWPERLGKESAELHLGHTVRMQEEIGTGGGGFRFMYAAFLQESGKELQDQALLDAATLFTEAGDHWRQFAVMAARICKGRGRLDDTYPAMAERIMGCADLEEQAFRRLKDWLREKPGS from the coding sequence ATGCAACTTGACCTGTTGATTGATTTTCCCCATACCCAATCCGCTCATTGTGAAAGCGGTGCTGCTGCCAGCCTGCTCAACTGGCATGGAATAAAGCTTTCCGAGGCCATGACTTTTGGTATCGGGGGCGGTCTTTTTTTCGGCTATTTCCCCTTTATTCGGATCAACGGTCTGCCCTTGGTGACCTACCGGGCTGCTGCTGGTCATATTCTCAAGCGTTTTGGTAAGATTCCCGGCATCACGATGTTTGAAAAGCGATTCAGGAATCAGGACCAGGCAATGGCGGAGCTAGATGCCGCTCTTGCAGAGTCTATTCCAGTGGGCTTGCAGACCGGGGTTTTCTGGCTGCCTTATTTTCCCAGAGCCTTGCGTTTTCATTTCAATGCCCATAATTTGGTGGTCTATGGCAAGGAGGGCGATGAGTATCTGATCAGTGATCCGGTCTTTCCTCAGCCAGTGCGCTGCCCGGCCCAGGATCTGGCCCGAGCTAGGTTTGCTGTCGGTGCCCTAGCACCCAAGGGCAAGATGTATTATCTGGCTCAGACTCCAGACCAGCTGGATTTACAACCGTTGATTCGGCAGGGTATCCAGTCTATCTGCCGGATGATGCTCGGCAGTCCTTTTCCGCTCATTGGGGTCAAGGGGATACGCTTTCTGGCCGGACGACTGGTGCGTTGGCCTGAACGTCTCGGTAAGGAGAGTGCTGAACTGCATCTCGGCCATACCGTGCGGATGCAGGAGGAAATAGGTACTGGTGGGGGCGGCTTTCGTTTTATGTATGCTGCCTTTCTTCAGGAGAGCGGTAAGGAACTGCAAGATCAGGCCTTGCTTGATGCAGCGACCCTCTTTACCGAGGCGGGTGATCACTGGCGGCAATTCGCGGTTATGGCGGCCCGGATATGTAAGGGACGGGGCAGGCTGGATGACACCTACCCCGCTATGGCTGAGAGGATCATGGGCTGCGCTGACTTGGAAGAGCAGGCTTTCCGGCGATTGAAGGACTGGCTGCGCGAGAAGCCGGGATCATAA
- a CDS encoding PhnD/SsuA/transferrin family substrate-binding protein — translation MIKKILAVLALLLIFIAPSLAAQKNTDDTVKIGILSWRGPLGFKKNWEGTEKYLTQELGRQVSILPLEFEDVLPAVKKGKVDFFTADPSMFISAKMQYGASEILTMKLINADSVGAVLFTGAENQAVNKLTDLNGKKFGALQRWSFGGWQMAEKEFRNADIDPYPFLHTLRFFDKPDAVVKAVLSGRVDAGTVPASILERMAKAGEINMRDIKILRQKNYPDFPYVCSTELYPGFPLAKTAAVGNTLAHQLADALKAIQPGDKILKAARITGWVDPLDYTDIEVVQSELRGGGYTGRRIR, via the coding sequence ATGATAAAAAAAATCCTGGCAGTACTTGCTCTGTTACTCATCTTTATCGCACCAAGTTTAGCTGCCCAAAAAAATACTGATGATACCGTCAAAATAGGCATCCTTTCTTGGAGAGGACCGTTAGGTTTCAAGAAAAACTGGGAAGGCACTGAAAAATATCTTACCCAAGAACTCGGGAGACAGGTGAGCATTCTGCCTCTGGAGTTCGAAGATGTTCTGCCCGCTGTCAAGAAAGGAAAGGTTGATTTTTTTACCGCTGACCCTTCCATGTTTATAAGTGCCAAGATGCAATACGGTGCAAGTGAAATCTTGACCATGAAACTTATCAATGCCGATTCAGTCGGCGCGGTGCTCTTTACAGGAGCAGAGAATCAGGCTGTAAATAAGTTAACCGATCTCAACGGAAAAAAATTTGGTGCCTTACAACGTTGGTCCTTTGGCGGCTGGCAGATGGCGGAAAAAGAGTTCCGCAATGCGGACATTGACCCCTACCCCTTTCTGCACACGCTGCGTTTCTTTGACAAACCCGATGCTGTAGTGAAAGCGGTCCTTAGTGGACGAGTTGACGCTGGCACCGTACCTGCAAGTATTCTGGAGAGAATGGCAAAAGCAGGGGAGATAAACATGAGGGATATAAAAATCCTGCGCCAAAAAAACTACCCTGATTTTCCTTATGTATGCTCGACAGAGCTGTATCCGGGTTTTCCTTTGGCCAAAACCGCAGCTGTCGGCAATACCCTAGCCCATCAGCTTGCCGATGCACTCAAGGCCATACAACCGGGAGACAAGATTCTGAAGGCAGCCCGGATCACAGGCTGGGTTGATCCGCTTGACTACACAGACATTGAAGTCGTTCAATCAGAGCTCAGAGGCGGCGGATACACCGGGCGACGAATTCGTTAA
- a CDS encoding efflux RND transporter periplasmic adaptor subunit, with the protein MQVKKIGLVLVRILLCLLIIAGGVFGMKKLKQMKKPPQKVERKEPALPVQVIQVHAKTVPVSISGYGEIVSRTEVTLPAEVTGRVTFAHQDLRAGAVIEKGEILYKINEQDFRLNLESAQARLKTLVRDLELARKEYARVRNLYAKKKVGTESLVEKGEQAVNAMNNQIIQVKQSIDQAKLQLSRCVIRAPFTGRVTELFADKDEYVTLGKNLLTLTDDSDLEIQVPLDSRDALEWLHFQPGREGSSWFGSLEKTGCTVTWTEKENLHTQGYLDRVILFDPQTRSLTVAIRLQPDKDASFPLVQGMFCRVDIEGRFLENVFALPRAAVSFEQTVYVAEENRLHTRKVEVARTEESTAFISSGLQEGEQVIVTRLENPLENSLIRIEGPDSGETEK; encoded by the coding sequence ATGCAGGTAAAAAAAATAGGCTTGGTCCTCGTGCGCATTCTTCTTTGTCTGCTGATTATTGCTGGCGGTGTCTTCGGCATGAAAAAGCTGAAGCAAATGAAAAAACCGCCGCAAAAGGTAGAAAGGAAAGAACCTGCCCTGCCGGTTCAGGTTATTCAGGTACATGCGAAAACGGTTCCGGTGAGTATCTCGGGATACGGGGAGATTGTTTCTCGGACCGAGGTCACTCTGCCCGCCGAGGTGACCGGTCGTGTCACTTTTGCTCATCAAGATCTGCGGGCGGGAGCTGTTATCGAGAAAGGAGAAATCCTGTACAAAATCAATGAGCAGGATTTTCGCCTGAACTTGGAAAGTGCGCAGGCCCGTTTGAAAACCCTGGTTCGTGATCTTGAGCTTGCCCGCAAGGAATATGCGCGGGTCAGGAATCTGTATGCAAAGAAAAAGGTCGGGACCGAGTCCTTGGTGGAAAAAGGGGAGCAGGCGGTCAACGCCATGAATAATCAGATCATTCAGGTGAAACAGAGTATTGATCAGGCAAAGCTTCAGCTTTCCCGCTGCGTTATCCGCGCTCCGTTTACCGGTCGGGTGACAGAGCTGTTTGCGGATAAGGACGAATACGTGACCCTGGGAAAAAATCTGCTCACCCTTACGGATGACAGCGATCTTGAAATCCAGGTGCCTTTGGACAGTCGTGATGCCCTGGAATGGCTGCACTTTCAACCCGGCAGGGAAGGCTCTTCCTGGTTCGGTTCGTTGGAAAAAACCGGCTGTACCGTGACCTGGACTGAAAAAGAAAACCTGCATACACAGGGGTATCTTGATCGTGTGATCCTTTTTGATCCCCAGACTAGAAGCCTGACCGTGGCGATTCGTCTGCAACCGGATAAGGATGCTTCCTTTCCACTGGTTCAGGGCATGTTCTGCCGGGTGGATATTGAAGGACGTTTTTTGGAAAATGTTTTTGCGCTTCCCCGAGCAGCAGTGAGTTTCGAGCAGACAGTCTATGTTGCGGAGGAAAATCGTCTGCACACCCGCAAGGTGGAAGTGGCGCGGACCGAGGAAAGTACGGCCTTTATCAGCAGCGGTCTACAAGAAGGGGAACAGGTCATCGTTACCCGGCTGGAAAATCCGTTGGAAAACAGCCTGATTCGGATTGAAGGACCGGACAGCGGAGAGACGGAAAAATGA